A stretch of the uncultured Desulfobacter sp. genome encodes the following:
- a CDS encoding isoprenyl transferase yields the protein MKSDSTIQVPDGLNLNRIPAHVGCIMDGNGRWAKKRLMNRVKGHEQGAQTVEEIVMASREIGIKVLTLYAFSTENWARPKEEVKALMHLLKRFLKNKTEKLRKKDIRLNFIGQTYRLPDDVRDRAEQAMAATSNNSAMILNLAISYGAREEITMAVQQIAAKVKSGTLDPEEITDKTVSEHLYTAGMPDPDLIIRTSAEFRLSNFLMWQAAYSEFAFIPTLWPDFTRQEYYQVLIDYQQRDRRFGKV from the coding sequence TTGAAGTCTGATTCTACGATTCAGGTGCCCGACGGATTAAATTTAAATAGGATTCCTGCCCATGTAGGATGCATTATGGACGGAAACGGCCGTTGGGCAAAAAAACGGCTGATGAACCGGGTTAAAGGTCATGAGCAGGGGGCGCAAACCGTTGAAGAAATCGTCATGGCTTCCAGAGAAATCGGCATTAAGGTACTTACCTTGTATGCATTCTCTACGGAAAACTGGGCAAGACCGAAGGAAGAGGTCAAGGCCTTGATGCATCTGCTTAAACGTTTTCTCAAAAATAAAACCGAAAAATTAAGGAAAAAAGATATACGGCTTAATTTCATCGGTCAAACATACCGCCTACCTGATGATGTACGAGATCGAGCGGAGCAGGCCATGGCTGCCACATCGAACAATTCGGCCATGATCTTAAATCTGGCTATCAGCTATGGGGCTCGTGAAGAGATTACCATGGCGGTTCAACAGATTGCCGCCAAAGTCAAATCCGGAACTCTTGATCCCGAAGAGATTACGGATAAAACCGTTTCTGAACACCTTTATACAGCCGGTATGCCGGACCCGGACCTTATAATCCGAACCTCTGCTGAGTTTAGACTTTCTAATTTTCTTATGTGGCAGGCTGCATATTCTGAATTTGCCTTTATACCAACCCTTTGGCCGGATTTTACCAGGCAGGAGTATTATCAGGTTTTAATTGATTATCAGCAGCGGGATCGGCGTTTCGGAAAGGTATGA
- the pyrH gene encoding UMP kinase translates to MDTKPEFQRVLIKLSGEALMGNQGFGITPEMINYVAGEVAKVFHLGMEISIVVGGGNIFRGVAGSSAGMDRTSADNMGMLATVINSLALCDALEKHDIPTRVQSAIRMDRVAEPFIRRRAIRHLEKGRVVIFAAGTGNPYFTTDTAAVLRANEVRAQILFKATQVDGVYDKDPQIHDDAVMFDKLSYMRVIEKQLHVMDMTAISLAMEHDLPLQVLNLHTADNIYKAATGGKIGTRIYNKLEDV, encoded by the coding sequence TTGGATACGAAACCTGAGTTTCAACGGGTTCTGATCAAGTTAAGTGGCGAAGCCCTGATGGGTAATCAGGGCTTTGGCATTACGCCCGAGATGATAAACTATGTGGCCGGTGAAGTGGCCAAAGTGTTTCATCTGGGCATGGAAATTTCAATCGTCGTGGGTGGCGGCAACATCTTTCGCGGGGTAGCCGGGTCCTCAGCAGGCATGGACAGAACGTCTGCTGACAATATGGGAATGCTGGCCACTGTTATTAACAGTCTGGCGTTATGTGATGCTTTGGAAAAGCACGACATCCCCACAAGAGTTCAGTCTGCCATTCGCATGGACAGGGTGGCGGAACCTTTTATACGCAGAAGAGCAATTCGCCATCTGGAAAAAGGCCGGGTGGTTATATTTGCTGCCGGTACCGGAAACCCTTACTTTACAACGGACACGGCAGCTGTTCTTCGCGCTAACGAGGTCCGTGCCCAGATCCTTTTCAAAGCCACCCAGGTTGATGGTGTGTATGACAAGGATCCCCAGATTCATGATGATGCTGTAATGTTTGATAAGCTGTCGTATATGCGGGTGATTGAAAAACAGCTTCACGTCATGGATATGACGGCTATATCTCTTGCCATGGAGCATGATCTTCCTTTACAGGTACTCAACCTGCACACGGCCGATAATATTTACAAAGCGGCCACGGGCGGAAAAATCGGTACACGGATTTATAACAAATTAGAGGACGTGTGA
- the rho gene encoding transcription termination factor Rho, translating into MNLVELNQMKISELTKLAKKYNIQGIGGLKKQELIFALLQANIEESGQIYGEGTLEILPDGFGFLRAPGYNYLPGPDDIYVSPSQIRRFNLRTGDTISGQVRQPKDSERYFALLKVEAVNFMNPEMAAETILFDNLLPLYPDRKMNLEAESDNYSMRVIDLMSPIGFGQRGLIVSPPKAGKTMLLQNIANSMIRAHKNIVPMILLIDERPEEVTDMARSVNAEVISSTFDEPAERHVQVAEMVIEKAKRIVEQGHDVVILLDSITRLARAYNAVMPPSGKILSGGVDSNALDRPKRFFGAARNIEEGGSLTIIATALVDTGSRMDEVIFEEFKGTGNMELVLDRKLADKRVFPAIDMNRSGTRKEELLLDPEVLNRVWILRKLLSSLNSVDAMQFLLEKMDGTKDNKEFLEMMNS; encoded by the coding sequence ATGAATCTTGTAGAACTCAATCAGATGAAAATCAGTGAGCTGACAAAGCTTGCCAAAAAATACAATATCCAGGGTATTGGCGGCCTTAAGAAGCAGGAACTGATTTTTGCCCTGCTCCAGGCCAATATTGAAGAAAGTGGACAGATTTACGGTGAAGGTACTCTTGAAATCCTTCCAGATGGATTTGGTTTTTTGAGGGCGCCGGGATATAATTATCTGCCGGGGCCCGACGATATTTACGTGTCTCCCTCTCAGATCCGGCGGTTTAACCTGCGTACCGGAGATACTATTTCCGGCCAGGTCCGGCAGCCAAAAGATTCTGAGCGATATTTTGCATTGCTGAAAGTGGAAGCCGTTAACTTCATGAATCCTGAGATGGCGGCTGAAACCATATTGTTTGATAATCTGTTGCCACTGTATCCGGATCGTAAGATGAATTTAGAGGCCGAATCGGATAACTATTCCATGCGGGTTATTGACTTGATGTCTCCTATCGGGTTTGGCCAGCGCGGGCTTATCGTATCTCCGCCCAAAGCCGGTAAGACGATGCTGCTTCAGAATATTGCCAATTCCATGATCCGGGCCCACAAAAATATTGTTCCCATGATTCTGCTGATTGATGAGCGTCCCGAAGAGGTGACGGATATGGCGCGTTCCGTAAATGCGGAAGTGATATCCTCTACCTTTGATGAACCAGCCGAGCGTCATGTGCAGGTTGCTGAAATGGTTATTGAGAAAGCCAAGAGGATTGTGGAGCAGGGTCATGATGTCGTGATTTTGTTGGATAGTATCACGCGCCTTGCAAGGGCCTATAATGCCGTGATGCCCCCATCGGGAAAAATTCTGTCCGGTGGTGTGGATTCAAACGCTCTGGATCGCCCAAAGCGCTTTTTCGGTGCTGCCCGGAATATAGAAGAAGGCGGTAGTTTGACAATTATTGCCACAGCACTTGTTGATACCGGGTCCAGAATGGATGAGGTTATTTTTGAAGAATTTAAGGGTACGGGCAACATGGAACTTGTGCTTGATCGAAAATTGGCAGACAAGCGTGTCTTCCCTGCCATTGATATGAACCGTTCCGGTACCCGTAAAGAGGAATTACTTCTTGACCCTGAAGTGTTGAATCGGGTCTGGATCCTACGAAAATTGCTTTCAAGTTTAAATTCTGTGGATGCAATGCAGTTTTTGCTTGAAAAAATGGACGGAACAAAGGATAATAAAGAGTTCCTCGAAATGATGAATTCATAA
- a CDS encoding phosphatidate cytidylyltransferase translates to MMQHFKRWITALVLIPFVLWAIIKGSILVFAALVSVVSVFAIHEYFDIICANDTGSISKTMRFIAYSACTALVMGACLGSWPILFSILALNMIALCVFVLARFSTVPHIFDLVARQVLGVVYIPLSLALLVFIRNANAGALWVIWLLIVCFANDTGALYVGTFKGKHKLSPNISPNKTIEGAVGGLVVALTAGFVFNLAFFQDAFLALKSIPCALCIAVAGQIGDLFESAMKRVGHIKDSGKILPGHGGMLDRIDGLLLAIPVFYFFTVFVL, encoded by the coding sequence ATGATGCAGCATTTCAAACGATGGATCACGGCATTAGTTCTTATCCCCTTTGTGCTCTGGGCCATTATCAAAGGATCTATTCTGGTCTTTGCCGCCTTGGTATCCGTGGTATCTGTTTTTGCAATACATGAATATTTTGATATCATCTGCGCCAACGATACCGGCAGCATTTCCAAAACCATGCGGTTTATCGCCTATTCTGCCTGTACGGCATTGGTCATGGGGGCGTGTTTAGGATCCTGGCCGATCCTTTTTTCTATTCTTGCACTGAATATGATAGCACTTTGTGTGTTTGTTCTGGCCCGTTTTTCTACTGTGCCACATATTTTTGACCTGGTGGCCCGGCAGGTTCTTGGTGTGGTTTATATTCCTTTGTCTTTGGCCCTTCTGGTTTTTATTCGGAACGCAAACGCCGGGGCTTTGTGGGTGATCTGGTTACTTATTGTCTGCTTTGCCAATGATACGGGCGCACTGTATGTTGGAACATTTAAAGGTAAACATAAACTTTCACCTAACATCAGTCCCAATAAAACCATTGAAGGTGCTGTTGGGGGGCTGGTTGTTGCGTTGACGGCCGGTTTTGTTTTTAATCTGGCTTTTTTTCAGGATGCGTTTCTTGCCTTGAAAAGCATACCCTGCGCGTTGTGCATTGCCGTTGCAGGACAGATCGGTGACCTGTTTGAGTCTGCTATGAAACGGGTTGGTCATATAAAGGATTCGGGAAAAATTCTGCCGGGCCACGGTGGTATGCTCGACCGAATTGACGGGCTTCTTCTGGCCATTCCGGTCTTTTATTTTTTTACGGTGTTTGTCCTGTGA
- the rpmE gene encoding 50S ribosomal protein L31, with product MKKDIHPNYTKTTATCACGATFDISSTKENIKVEICSQCHPFFTGKQKLVDSAGRIDRFKKKYAGFDASKLV from the coding sequence ATGAAAAAAGACATCCATCCGAACTACACAAAAACAACAGCAACATGTGCCTGTGGCGCAACATTCGACATCAGTTCCACAAAAGAGAACATCAAGGTGGAGATTTGCTCCCAGTGCCATCCCTTTTTCACCGGCAAGCAGAAGTTGGTTGACTCTGCCGGGCGTATTGATCGCTTTAAGAAAAAATATGCAGGGTTTGACGCAAGCAAGCTGGTTTAG
- the ndk gene encoding nucleoside-diphosphate kinase, giving the protein MERTLSIIKPDGVEKNVIGEVIKRFETNGIKIAAMKMIHLSKPQAQGFYAVHKERPFFDSLTDFMTSGPIVVMVLEGEDVIAKNRKLMGATNFKEAEEGTIRKEYATDIEKNVVHGSDAPETAAFEIGYFFNDLELHAR; this is encoded by the coding sequence GTGGAAAGAACTTTATCCATTATCAAGCCTGATGGTGTAGAAAAAAACGTCATCGGCGAAGTTATCAAACGCTTTGAAACCAACGGCATCAAAATTGCGGCTATGAAAATGATCCATCTGAGCAAACCCCAGGCCCAGGGGTTCTATGCGGTTCACAAGGAACGTCCGTTTTTCGACAGCCTGACTGATTTCATGACATCGGGCCCCATTGTTGTCATGGTATTGGAAGGCGAAGATGTTATCGCAAAAAATAGAAAACTGATGGGTGCCACAAATTTCAAAGAAGCAGAAGAAGGCACCATCCGCAAAGAATATGCCACAGACATTGAAAAAAACGTTGTCCATGGCTCCGATGCCCCGGAAACTGCTGCTTTTGAAATTGGATATTTTTTCAATGACCTGGAGCTGCACGCCCGATAG
- the larE gene encoding ATP-dependent sacrificial sulfur transferase LarE: MANWRDLGKGLAVKNKEFSHLIDLLRGTSGVAIAFSGGADSAFLLAAALIAGVKSVLPVAIISDFFTATEKDRVTRLGQCLRITPIFVSSNILEETRVAQNTDRRCYFCKLSLFSKVMAVAKKHGIHTFWHGANVDDLKEVRPGMDAARELGFKAPLVEAGFSKPKIRAFSKILGLETWNLPAQSCLATRIPTGEIITKEKLVKVELAETCLHMLGFDQVRVRCHGTTARIEAEPCELQRLVEANIRQEIVRTLKRAGFHFVSLDLEGYVPASGV, translated from the coding sequence ATGGCTAATTGGAGAGATTTAGGAAAAGGGTTGGCAGTTAAAAACAAAGAATTTTCCCATCTTATTGATTTGTTAAGAGGTACTTCTGGGGTGGCGATTGCATTTTCGGGTGGTGCCGATTCAGCATTTCTGCTTGCGGCGGCATTGATTGCTGGGGTTAAATCAGTGTTGCCTGTCGCTATTATTTCTGATTTTTTTACAGCGACAGAAAAAGATAGGGTGACTCGTTTGGGGCAATGTTTGAGAATAACCCCCATTTTTGTTTCCTCAAACATTCTGGAGGAGACCCGGGTTGCTCAAAATACCGACAGGCGCTGTTATTTTTGTAAATTGTCTTTATTCTCCAAAGTTATGGCGGTGGCAAAAAAACACGGGATTCATACTTTTTGGCACGGCGCAAATGTGGACGATTTAAAGGAAGTTCGACCTGGCATGGATGCGGCCCGGGAGCTGGGGTTTAAGGCTCCTTTGGTGGAAGCGGGGTTTTCAAAACCGAAAATCCGTGCATTTTCAAAAATATTGGGGCTTGAGACCTGGAATTTGCCTGCCCAATCCTGCCTGGCCACCCGTATACCCACAGGAGAAATCATTACCAAAGAAAAACTTGTAAAGGTGGAGTTGGCAGAAACGTGCCTTCATATGTTGGGGTTTGACCAGGTTCGGGTTCGGTGCCATGGGACTACAGCCCGAATTGAAGCAGAGCCTTGTGAGTTACAACGCCTTGTGGAAGCGAATATAAGGCAGGAAATAGTACGAACGCTTAAACGTGCGGGATTTCATTTCGTCTCTCTTGATTTGGAGGGTTATGTCCCTGCGTCCGGCGTGTAG
- the frr gene encoding ribosome recycling factor, which produces MINEVLEETKDRMGKSEKAFETELGKVRTGRASQSMLDNVRVDYYGTQTPLPQMATVSVPESRLLTVKPWDASVINEVEKAILKANIGLTPSNDGKLIRISIPPLTEERRKEIVKSVAKTCEEFKVAVRNIRRDSNEMLKDLQKEGDISEDESFKAQKQVQELTDASIKKLDEIFADKEKEILEV; this is translated from the coding sequence ATGATTAATGAAGTGCTTGAAGAAACCAAAGACCGCATGGGCAAATCTGAGAAAGCCTTTGAAACTGAACTTGGCAAAGTGCGTACAGGAAGAGCTTCCCAGTCCATGCTTGACAATGTCAGGGTCGATTACTACGGCACACAGACCCCACTTCCCCAGATGGCCACTGTATCTGTGCCTGAAAGTCGCCTGCTTACCGTAAAACCATGGGACGCCTCAGTAATCAATGAGGTGGAAAAGGCCATATTAAAAGCTAATATTGGGCTGACACCTTCCAACGATGGTAAACTGATTCGCATTTCCATTCCGCCGTTGACCGAAGAGCGTAGAAAAGAGATCGTAAAAAGCGTAGCCAAAACCTGTGAGGAGTTCAAGGTTGCTGTTAGAAATATTCGCCGGGATTCCAATGAGATGCTCAAGGATCTGCAAAAAGAGGGAGATATTTCCGAAGACGAAAGTTTTAAGGCCCAAAAACAGGTCCAGGAGCTAACGGACGCGTCTATCAAGAAACTGGATGAAATTTTTGCCGATAAGGAAAAAGAGATCCTTGAAGTCTGA
- the prfA gene encoding peptide chain release factor 1, translating to MIEKLKGIEERFIKIEHLLSDPTVMADQKKYQEYLKEHGELNKIVPVFREYEGAEEELKEAKELLKDSDADIRAMAKEEIPVLEARIAQLHEQLNVLLMPKDPRDEKNVILEIRAGTGGEEAGIFTGDLFRMYTRYAESKRWQIEIIEKNDSASGGFKEVVSMIKGKGAYSQFKYESGIHRVQRVPETETQGRVHTSAVTVAVLPEAEDVDIDINPADLKVDVFRSSGPGGQSVNTTDSAVRITHIPTGVVATCQDEKSQHKNKAKALNVLKSRLLDAKIQEEDAKRAADRKGQVGTGDRSGRIRTYNFPQGRMTDHRIGLTLYRLDSIMEGDIQEIIDALRAHNQALALKEN from the coding sequence ATGATTGAAAAATTAAAAGGCATTGAAGAAAGATTCATAAAAATTGAGCATTTGCTAAGTGATCCCACAGTCATGGCGGATCAAAAAAAGTACCAGGAGTATCTCAAGGAACACGGTGAGCTGAATAAGATTGTGCCTGTGTTCCGGGAGTATGAGGGTGCTGAAGAAGAGCTTAAGGAAGCCAAAGAGCTTCTCAAGGATAGCGATGCTGATATCCGGGCGATGGCTAAGGAAGAGATCCCTGTGCTTGAAGCCAGAATTGCACAATTGCATGAGCAGCTAAATGTTCTTTTGATGCCCAAAGATCCCAGGGATGAGAAAAATGTCATTTTGGAAATTCGAGCCGGCACCGGCGGTGAAGAAGCCGGTATTTTTACCGGAGACCTTTTTCGTATGTACACAAGATACGCTGAGTCCAAGCGCTGGCAGATTGAAATCATTGAGAAGAACGATTCAGCATCTGGAGGCTTTAAAGAAGTGGTTTCCATGATAAAGGGGAAGGGTGCTTATTCGCAGTTTAAGTATGAAAGCGGTATTCATCGGGTTCAGCGGGTTCCTGAAACCGAAACCCAGGGGCGTGTCCACACGTCTGCGGTAACCGTGGCTGTGTTGCCTGAAGCTGAGGATGTGGATATTGATATCAACCCTGCGGATTTGAAAGTGGATGTATTCCGTTCTTCGGGGCCTGGCGGTCAGTCCGTAAATACCACGGATTCCGCTGTTCGTATCACTCATATTCCCACAGGTGTTGTGGCGACCTGTCAGGATGAAAAATCCCAACATAAAAATAAGGCCAAGGCGCTAAATGTTCTCAAGTCCCGTCTTCTGGATGCTAAAATCCAGGAAGAGGATGCCAAGCGGGCTGCGGATCGGAAAGGTCAGGTCGGCACTGGTGACCGCTCGGGTCGTATTCGTACTTATAATTTCCCCCAGGGGCGGATGACCGACCATCGTATCGGCTTAACGCTTTACCGGTTGGATAGTATCATGGAAGGCGATATTCAGGAAATTATTGATGCCTTGCGGGCGCACAATCAGGCTCTGGCTTTAAAAGAAAATTAA
- the coaE gene encoding dephospho-CoA kinase (Dephospho-CoA kinase (CoaE) performs the final step in coenzyme A biosynthesis.): MLKIGVTGSAGSGKSLVCEGFRRIGLETLDCDEIARQVVAPGRAAYDQVVKSFGPQIVGPDRALDRSALRRMILTTKGSREKLESILHPIIISETVRLMNDAVHVKQKSCAVEVPLLFELGMENLFDAVVVVTASDSMLVDRISCRDGVDKESAQKLLAIQMPQSEKVKKADCVIENTGEPKAVFRAVNDLYKKLVNQRLTKKD; encoded by the coding sequence ATGCTTAAAATCGGTGTCACCGGATCTGCAGGTTCTGGAAAAAGTCTTGTGTGTGAAGGATTCCGGCGTATCGGCCTGGAAACTTTGGATTGTGATGAAATTGCACGGCAGGTGGTGGCGCCGGGTAGGGCTGCGTATGACCAAGTGGTTAAGTCCTTTGGCCCCCAAATTGTAGGCCCGGACCGCGCGTTGGATCGTTCGGCCCTGCGACGTATGATTTTAACCACAAAAGGCAGTCGGGAAAAACTCGAATCCATTCTGCACCCTATCATTATTAGTGAAACCGTTAGACTGATGAATGACGCTGTTCATGTAAAGCAAAAATCTTGTGCTGTTGAGGTGCCTCTTTTGTTCGAGCTCGGCATGGAAAATCTCTTCGATGCCGTCGTGGTGGTGACGGCTTCGGACAGTATGCTCGTTGACCGAATTTCCTGCCGGGACGGTGTGGATAAAGAAAGTGCCCAAAAGCTTTTAGCCATCCAGATGCCCCAGTCTGAAAAGGTCAAAAAGGCGGATTGTGTCATTGAAAATACAGGCGAACCGAAAGCTGTTTTCAGAGCAGTGAATGATTTGTACAAAAAACTTGTCAATCAGCGCTTGACAAAAAAAGATTAA
- the tsf gene encoding translation elongation factor Ts, whose amino-acid sequence MAEITAQMVKELREATGSGIMDCKKVLAEADGNMDKAIELLRKKGLAKAAKRAGRSTSEGIIYSYIHTGAKLGVLLEVNCESDFVAKTEDFEAFAKDIAMHIAAANPAGLVPEDVDQSVIEKEREIYRAQMLEEGKPENIIDKIVDGKVEKFYKEVCLLSQQYIKDPQKTIEDVLKETIGKIGENIQIKRFARFQIGE is encoded by the coding sequence ATGGCTGAAATTACTGCACAAATGGTAAAGGAGCTTCGTGAAGCCACCGGTTCGGGGATTATGGACTGCAAAAAAGTCCTGGCCGAAGCGGACGGGAATATGGATAAGGCAATTGAGCTTCTGCGTAAAAAAGGCCTGGCCAAAGCAGCCAAGCGCGCAGGGCGGTCCACCAGTGAAGGCATTATTTACTCCTATATCCATACAGGTGCAAAACTGGGTGTGCTGCTTGAAGTGAACTGCGAATCTGATTTTGTTGCAAAAACCGAAGACTTCGAAGCTTTTGCCAAAGATATTGCCATGCACATTGCTGCTGCAAATCCGGCAGGTCTGGTTCCTGAGGACGTGGATCAGTCCGTTATTGAAAAAGAGCGTGAGATCTATCGCGCCCAGATGCTGGAAGAAGGAAAGCCTGAAAATATCATCGACAAGATCGTGGACGGCAAGGTGGAAAAATTCTACAAAGAAGTTTGCCTGTTAAGCCAACAATACATTAAAGATCCCCAGAAAACCATAGAAGATGTTCTCAAGGAAACCATCGGGAAAATCGGCGAAAATATTCAAATTAAAAGATTTGCACGCTTCCAGATAGGAGAATAA
- the prmC gene encoding peptide chain release factor N(5)-glutamine methyltransferase has protein sequence MDVWTIKSILSWTDTYFSQHSVDSPRLTAEILLAQVLGLRRLDLYLQHDRPLEKQELSAFKVLIQRRVAREPVAYITGRKGFFREQFKVAPGVLIPRPDTETLVETAVGVLSEMSQSGRQARVMELGVGSGAVIVSIANACDGHLYFGNDLSCDALEIARANVNAFARTPVSLFRGDWLEAVTPRPLFDLILSNPPYIPSVDIEALAPEIRDHEPRQALDGGGDGLDAVRAILVQAGDRLLPSGRLVLEIGFDQKKMVKSLAQGLFWLAELDFVKDLAGHHRVAVFKKTN, from the coding sequence GTGGATGTCTGGACTATAAAATCCATTCTTTCCTGGACAGATACCTATTTTTCACAGCATAGCGTTGATAGTCCAAGGCTTACAGCCGAAATTCTGTTGGCTCAAGTTTTGGGGCTGCGTCGTCTTGATCTTTACCTTCAACATGACCGGCCTTTAGAAAAGCAAGAGCTTTCAGCTTTTAAGGTGCTGATCCAACGCAGGGTCGCAAGAGAACCTGTGGCGTATATCACGGGGCGTAAGGGTTTTTTTAGGGAGCAGTTCAAGGTCGCTCCGGGTGTTCTCATTCCAAGGCCGGATACGGAAACTTTAGTTGAAACGGCTGTGGGTGTGTTGTCGGAAATGAGCCAGAGCGGCAGGCAGGCTCGGGTTATGGAGCTTGGCGTTGGGTCCGGTGCGGTGATTGTTTCCATTGCCAATGCTTGTGATGGCCATCTTTATTTTGGAAACGACCTTTCTTGCGATGCGCTGGAGATAGCCCGTGCAAACGTTAACGCATTTGCTCGTACCCCGGTGTCCTTGTTTAGAGGGGATTGGCTTGAAGCGGTGACACCCCGACCGCTGTTTGATCTGATTTTGTCCAATCCGCCTTATATCCCAAGTGTTGATATCGAAGCTCTGGCGCCGGAGATTCGGGATCATGAGCCTCGGCAGGCATTGGACGGGGGGGGTGATGGTCTTGATGCCGTCAGGGCTATTCTTGTTCAGGCCGGTGACAGGCTTTTACCTTCCGGGCGTCTCGTGCTTGAGATCGGATTTGACCAAAAAAAAATGGTCAAAAGTCTTGCCCAAGGCCTTTTCTGGTTGGCAGAATTGGATTTTGTTAAAGATCTTGCCGGGCATCACCGGGTGGCTGTTTTCAAAAAAACAAATTGA
- the rpsB gene encoding 30S ribosomal protein S2 encodes MAYITIKELLEAGVHFGHQTKRWNPKMKRYIFGARNGIYIIDLQQTVKLYRQAHDFIKNIAANGGDVMFVGTKKQASEAIYEEANRAESYYVENRWLGGMLTNFQTIKNNISRFHFLNSIENDGTLENYPKKEQAKMLKDKAKLEFAIGGISNMKKLPAALFIIDSKNESIAVKEAKRLGIPIVAVVDTNCDPDDIDYVIPGNDDAIRSIRLFASRVADAVIEGRQVWEERQRAQSDKEDGGGKAAETSGEQIGVEVVSDGTDGPVIEKIKRKTAAAETSETQEPAAAE; translated from the coding sequence ATGGCTTACATTACGATTAAAGAATTACTGGAAGCAGGTGTACATTTCGGTCATCAGACCAAACGCTGGAACCCCAAAATGAAACGGTATATTTTTGGTGCCAGAAACGGTATTTACATTATAGATCTTCAGCAGACCGTTAAACTGTACAGACAGGCCCATGATTTTATAAAGAATATTGCTGCAAACGGCGGCGATGTGATGTTCGTGGGAACGAAAAAACAGGCTTCCGAAGCCATTTATGAAGAGGCCAACAGGGCGGAAAGCTATTATGTTGAAAATCGTTGGCTGGGCGGCATGTTGACCAACTTTCAGACCATAAAAAATAACATTTCCCGTTTTCATTTTCTAAATTCCATCGAAAACGACGGCACATTGGAAAATTATCCCAAAAAAGAACAGGCAAAAATGCTTAAAGACAAGGCAAAGCTGGAATTTGCCATTGGCGGTATTTCCAATATGAAAAAGCTTCCGGCCGCCCTGTTTATCATTGACTCTAAAAATGAGTCCATTGCCGTAAAAGAAGCAAAACGTCTTGGAATCCCCATTGTAGCCGTTGTAGATACCAATTGTGATCCCGATGATATCGATTATGTTATTCCCGGCAACGATGATGCCATCCGTTCTATCCGTCTGTTTGCCTCCCGGGTTGCCGATGCCGTAATTGAAGGTCGTCAGGTTTGGGAAGAACGGCAGCGTGCGCAGTCCGACAAGGAAGACGGTGGCGGTAAAGCTGCTGAAACTTCAGGTGAACAAATTGGTGTAGAGGTCGTTTCTGACGGTACCGATGGGCCTGTGATCGAAAAAATTAAAAGAAAAACGGCTGCAGCAGAAACGTCAGAAACCCAGGAACCTGCAGCTGCTGAATAG